The genomic region ctatgcttgtgttgcatacatctctcagaatttAAATACTTATAGCCGCTGAATTGACTTGGGATAGTCCTTTGACTGGTATGGTATATACTATGAACCAAATGGTAAAGGTCGACTCCGAATATACATATATCTGGGGTTTATGTAGCAGAACTACATTGTATTCCACCTCTTGGCATGCTTACCATAATCTATAtccgatctaccagaagtgagaagagtagacaaataactataaaaccccacatcaccacagagcttgaagctaaattagacattaacatgtcATTGGTCCTGGgagccagaagagtcatatgtcttgaccactagactactagtgatgataatttgtgatagaaatatgaagatcttgtagagtcctattgtatcctctctactcctgatgatttcttcgtatgagagcagtactatctgttgttgaagatggatcctaggtggataccagtcttgtttcgttcttaccaagcagttatcatcatttgcttcatcaaaagctggttatatggtgatttttcccGGATAAAATGAATCCTTGGCCTTGTTTGTtctaaagcttctctttttgctgaacaacgaagagatcgaaataatgctttatagaacaaattggtatataatattaggagaaatgtttgccctgctggcagcATCACAAATAATTGACTATTGTTATTAGTTCTCTCTCAAAAgtataatacctaaaaatgttgcataaatcgatacccaatttcagagcagtatgagtaattgggtaaaccatgggcagtgataaaaacgagttggactatacatctctgcatataaaaatctttgcttggcagcattggcctgatgccgtgcacttcactaccaatataaacacacacatttttcctatgtgcttaaaagcacaatgcaaccagtgaatgtctttgtgagcgtcagaccctgatggtcattttacttgttgatctgaagtcaactactaGCTCCAAACGACAAATGGTATGCATGAGCCTCTGAAGGatccttatggataaaatagtgttgtgcatattagtctaaatcttaatgattgactgtgcatttggtaataataacaataagttggcagaattgtaaccatgaagcaacttgttgttgcgtgtctcgctggatgttgagactaacccttcatgttgaaggataaatatgtagtattcatgccactacattaatgtccaaagctcactgcataaaacccctatctgtaatgtgcgtaagatttcccaaataaatcaccacaatagcatacattggccacaactggatgattgtggttggggattttatctgtatgattttaagaacatctcggcattagggggaggaatgcccatatagtgtaatgcctcaatgttctattaaacgcacaaaagccaaactgaacctgtcgttcggtgtgtactcctgtgtatatggagtttgccagaaatctttgaggagtaaccatattggtctaaatgcttctacctgatgtagatgtggatatacccgggattaatatcatatccacatttgacttattggcatttgatctattatcggggacgcctgcgaatatgatccattggccttagtcaaagcatatgttctgattgcagattcacgtggtatgtaataactctcctccgatgaactcgccctgctggtgagttacctcacgaagaggttcatcatgatgatgaaattcctagtaATGCGTGCACTACCATTGTGctaggaatacggaacaatgaatcttttgtttttgggaaatgacgaagatcattattaaatgtgggagacaaatatgtcgacacttatcttgcctctatagattgcaaagggatccaaaacaaagtcctaggcatgagtgcatgaagctctcttatcgggtcattgataaatgcaatcgaggctgaaccaataatcgcaaaatgaaagtcgcgagcttgaagttcggacatttatgggcactgctgaaataatgtgtggtgaatgcgatggttcaagtggtcttgtgagagacctaTCCCACATATATGTTGAATAAACATTGTTCCGCTatataatatatctggcaaatggcatgaattaaattatgcagttaataggattcttaagatccgtcatgagatcctagaaggatccatatctttgaattataaatatgcaacatataaatctcgtacTAGATAATACATTCCTAatgaatgatcactctcctatgtggagagaatatctcctagatgagattatagttctTTGATGGAACTTTTCCGCAAGAAATAAAGTttgtgttaaacaccaaagtttgataatccctataaagggataaagacccatacagacccgaaaaggaataagatgaggtaccaaatgacttgaagttcaccaaataagcacatgtgcattccacgagttttactcatggtattttccacttgatgtggaattacggtatcctgtaaagccccgatggcagaaacctataaggtttaggtgttactggcaaaagtatccccattgtgccagaatgacagactataacgatgtatctgatcgatgaaaaatccctgatggattacgatctttgatggacttttgttacaccatcatagaagttgcgatggatgaacgcctggagcgatgtgtcatatttagaatatgtactattgcaactatgttatcccctaagtcctattgaaggacaagatatttgctttgcacaactatgtataaattgtggtgtaagatagaaaatgatagcacccaacctcatccattctcgttattccagatgaacaatgagacatatatcttgaagaatatgcttgagttatgagggataacgactttgacggatgtcatcgtcagggggagcgaatgcttatattgatcacaatcgtgagacaataaatgtcatattctatgcctgaaggcgtcagcttgatgatcaatatgtgaacctttatggaagtttctatcaaatatgtagatctagtcgatcgaacaccactagtcgaagtggcttatttatgttgatacgtgcacttacctcgtgtatcctagaagtgagttgaggtgaagttcctgaaataatctttgcaaggatatgcaatctgtttgctaaatctatatgtgcatatacttccagaagaaaatattttgccatattgatacagttttgcaagaatcagggggagcacatttctaaagttagtcTTTGTAGAAGATTcaatagaatctagatcccagaggatcgaaatctgtcccgatgacagccgttgtactctttttcccttggtgagttttcttgaagtttctcacatgaggtttttaacgaggcaacaaagtgcaaatgcaatttgtatcaccatgcactctttctccatatttttcccattgggttttttggagttttaacgaggcatgtgttggtcgcgatattcgcccaagggggagtgttgagaaaccctaatgaagggttatgtgggcaaataccgaatatagccctgagggctatcgcgtctctatatatagaacctgtacccctcatatggaatagagatcagaaagaggtcagaggcccaaccctatatccagtgtcttgtgtgtttcctctgtcgtgtttATGAGAAGGGAGACGGGTCTTCTACAActtctcgcgcctctactgctgacgggagggaagggagcggatctggtgatccgtggtaacataGTTCTCAATACAACCATTCTTGGTCCGGCGCGCCAACGGTTTTACAGGTGAAAGAATTGTTTTCCATGACTAAGCAGTGGGCTTGGGCTTGATCCACCAATGATTTAATTTAAAAAAATCAACCTGATTCGTTTTTCtacaaaaaaagaaagaaaagaaaacatcTTCCCTGCCAAAAAATTGCATACTTAACTCCCCTCGTCAATTGGTATTGACATACCGATATCGAAGTGAACTGGCAGAATTTCCTTATGTCGTCGCTTACTCGCTTCAGTGATTCAAACGACGGAAGAACTTTTTTTTGTTGTTGAATTATTATTTTCCCGTTTCAAGTCATCGTAGGGCTACTTTGTGAATCTTAAATCTCTTTAGGATTGAAGCGCAATGAggtgaaaatgaactaatttcctctcCAATTTTCTTGAATCCCAAATAAGATTTAAGTTTTCAAATTAGCCCTTAGTGTTTTGAAACTTACACCGATTAATCGACGCCAATGTGGCTCTGAATAAAAAAAAAAGTTGCGCGTTGGCAAATGTGTGGACTGTGGAGTCTGCCCACTCAAATTCAACAGCAACAGCAAAGATAACCTTTCAACATAGGCATGGCCGCAACACTCATGACTCATCCTCACCGGTGCACGGAGGGATGCAGCAGAAGATTGCACCTACTTTAATTTCTTTGCACAACATGGAAGAAACATCGGTAGTACTTGTTGACGCAAAGATCGGTCCCACACCGAATGACCTCAGATTTTTATTCGCCACTTTTCCGTTTTGGCAACACTTACAATCTTCCAGTACCTATTTGTTTTTTTACGAATAAATTACTTCAGATTTTAGGCTTGTTTACTGCTGACACGGTAAAGTATGGTGGATCATTGCAGCAGTAGTCTAGCACGTACAATCAGATACCATAAAAACTGATTTGAGATGGTCTGGTGACACTGGTTACTGTTTTTCTTTTATGTACGGGACTGCCGGCGTGCACCGGCAATTTGACAAAGCACACATCTTGATCAGAGAGCCTTTGTCTTGACAGGGCCTCTTGGTATCTTGTTGAGCACGTTGGAGTCAACCTTCCTGTAGAATTTCTTGAGGTCTTCGCGTCCCTTGGCCACAAGATGGTCCACCTCGGCTTCGTATCTCTCGTACAGCGCCGGTAAAGTCAGAGCACACAAAAGCCCTAGCCAGCCAGGGAAGCCATGGCAAACCGTCAGAAATATACGAGTACACACGGTCCATGGATTTTCTGCATCCTCTTTAAATCTAATAAATGCTTACCGCCATATAACAGCGTCGTGAAGCTGCATGTGTCTCCAAGTATCGCCAGTATCCACAGAGAACCAATCACCTTACAATATCGacaaagaaagaagaagaaaaaacaatATTTGAGTCAATTCACTGAGCTGGATGTTGACAGAGTTTTTTTGTTTGTTGTGGCAGAAAGGCTATTTTGTAAAATTCACATGCTTAATGCATTTTGTCTAATCAGATGGAAGGCCGAGTTTGCTTTACGCGCGCCGCTGAAGAAATTGTAATAACACAGGTCTTTGTTTCCGTGCTTCAGTTTTCAGAAACTGCAAGCCAGCTGAACTCTAAGTCTATGCGTGGCAGTAATGTTACTGTCGTAGGATCTGGCAATTGGCACTGATCAaaagcaagcaagcaagcaagcaagaATTTACCATGAGGAACTTCTTGAGATCCTTCCCGCACGCAACGTCGTAGAGGACGGATACAAAGTGAGCCAGTCTGTAATGGGTGGTCCGCGCAGCTTCTCTGAACGCGTGTTCAGAAACGATCACCTCCGGGATCTGTGGAGGCGGCCTGCAGCGGAAAGACGAGAGGTTAAAGATGAGACTTCTCGACTCAACCAGCTGGTGAGGTGCAGTGTAGGTGTAGCTGCAGAAGCTTCGACGCCATGGCGTGGCAGCAACGCAACCTGTCAAGGAGAGGCGCGGCGTTGGACCAGACGAAGAGCAGGACCATCCCGAGCAGCGCGACGTGGCAAAGGAGCGTCACCACGTTGTACTCCGCCACGTCGAACAGGAACCAGACCAGCGTCGCCCCCGCGAGGATCCCCGCTGACAGGTTCCTGTTCCTCCATAGCAGGACGTCCGAGACTGAAGAGAGACCCAAACGAGTTCAGTTCAGAGATCGTAGTTAGCGGAGCCGGTTCAGGCAGGCGGCAGGCACCAGTGCAGTGCAGTGCCTGCTGCGTGCATGAGGCACGAGAGTTttcggaagaagaagaagaagaagaataaaacattgctgctactagcaAAGCACTATTGCAATTTGCACCTTTCCGGCCACCGAGCAGCTTAACTGGTGTGCGCATGCGTCTACGGAACACTAGCCTTGGCTTCGGCCCATCGTCGTCGCCGGAAGAATCCGTCTCGACGTGAGGAAGCTTGGCTTTAGACATCTGAGAAATTCCTGCTGCGGCTTGGTCTGGTAACTCGTCTGGTGATCACGACGGCTCTTCGCCTTATAATCTGCCATCAGACACTAGAACAGGGAATGCATGATTATAGGAGCTTGGCATGAGGACGCAAAGGATAGCTTAGTGCTGGGGGGTACCGTACAGAGGGATGAACGAATGTGGGGGGCAAGGATTGCTTCAGCAGAAGGTGTTCCGACAGCCCAGGGATTATATTCCTGCTTACAGCCTTGAAGCCACGTACAGTCGTCGTCGCAAGAAAGATTCACTGCAAGTATCTTGCATACGGGACTCGTTTATTGTTGTGGAATTGAGCAAATGCAGCATCTTTTATCTTTTTTTTAAAATTAGCATTTTATCTTTTTACAGCTGCTTTAATTGGATAAGAGATCCTTTCAGTCTCGTTCGGTTATTTCTAATTCATGTGGATTGGATTATATTGGGCAGGATTGAAACGGATTTTGATttgctatggatttaaaccgactTAATCCTACTCAATCCAAGTGTATTAGCTACAAAATGAACGAGCCCTTCCATGGGTTAGCCCCTTGTGGCAAAAGGCAAGATGTTTATTTTACCTGACTGCTGAGTGAACTCGGTTTGGTTTAGTTTTcagattgtagaaggttcatctgTATTCTGACTGACGTACGTCTGTAGGACCAGATGCTTCTTGGGCCTGAAGACCTGTCAGCGTGATGCGATATAGCTGAGAGGCGAGTGCCGTTGCCACTACAGAAAAGGTTGGCCTAATGGGATGGGCATTAGCATTTGTTTTGATGTACACGTTTTGTATAAACAAGAGAAAGTTAGCATGTCTGGCGAGCTGAGTGTAATGTAGTTTCACCTGCATGGCTGCATCTACCCAAAATGGTCTGGAGATATCCAGGCCAGGCAGCTGTTGAGTGCAAAGCTTTAATTTGCCATGCACTGACCACAGTACGTACTCAACCACTTTTTTATCTTTCACTTTTACCAGATGTTCTATGGTTCGATTTGCTTTGCAAAGCAACTAGATTAACTGCCAAAGTAGTAAAACATCTCTTGTTCAGTTCCTACTTTAACCAGCTCGACTGTTTGCCTGAGCTAATCAGCGGAATCAGCAGCCGCGGCTCAGTATAACAAACCTTATCTTGGCCGATCCACCGAACCTCACTTTTGGCCATCGCCTGACACACCCGCGCCGCGTGCCGTGTTCGATCGGCGCCATGTCTCCTGCACCAATGCAAGCCACCAACCAAgaatttctctcctctttttttcTGTTCGAGTAGTGCAGGGGccggcaacaacaacaacaatcaTGCGGCATGCACATCATCCCTGTCCTGTCCTCCCTCCCCTAGTGGCGCATACTCCTGCACTCGTGGTTCTGGACAAGTCAATCTGCGTTGCacacttgtcctgcactagcaGCGGGACTGTCTGCCGCCATGCAATTGCCATTGCAGCTCCCACCTCGACGACGTGCCTATAAATGCCGCCGGTGTCTCTCCGACCGGTCGCACCACACCACACACCACCATCCACGCACTGCTAGTAAGCGAGCTTAGCTACTGATCGTCGTCAAGCACTCTCGAGCTCGATCTCTCGAAGCGGCTAGCTGCTAGCAGCCAATTAATGGCGAAGCCTTCGCAGGTGCTGGTGTCGGCGCTCGCCGCCTGGGCGGTGGTCCTGCTGCTGCTGTGCGCCGCCGCGCCGCGGGGCGCCGACGCGGCCACGGCGTGCGACGCCGCGCAGCTGACCCCGTGCGCGGGCGCCATCATCGGGAGCTCGCCGCCCACCGCGGCGTGCTGCAGCAGGCTCAGGGAGCAGCAGCCGTGCCTGTGCACGTACGCGCGCGACCCCAAGCTGCAGCGCTACGTCAGCTCGCCCAACGGCAAGAACGCCATGGCCGCGTGCAAGGTGCCCGTGCCGTCGTGCTAATTTAAACTTCtgttagcgccgccgccgccgcgcgcgtaCGTACGTGTCGTGACTCGTGAGGCGTACCTGTGTCGGTAGCAGCATGGCCCACTGGACAGGGACAGAGTGTGGCGTCGCTTTTTTTCTGTTTCAGTACGTACGTACTTGGATCGCGGAAGCCCGTGTATGCGTGTTCCGTTGTGGTGTTGCTGTACTCGATCTGCTGCATGTGTGTATCTACCGAGCTCTTCGGACAGATACGCGTGCGTATGAATAAATGATGTAATAACGACGTGTGCATCCGCTATATATATGCATATCTATACATATGCTTTTACTATTGATTGATGGCTAGTAGCAAAGGTACGTAGTGATAAAAGTAGTGCTGAGAATTCACTGAAAGACTGAAACAATGTGCAAATGACTAGTGTGCAAAATTTCCTCTATCCAATCCAATGGATATAAATTGTATCTAGATACTCACTCCGTCTCGGCATATAAAGTGTAACCACGTCTAATTTAAATATCAATACATATATTTAATTCACTCTATATTACTACATCGATGTACGCATATGTAAAGAAAACATCTTATATTAcgagactaaaataaaataagtgaTTACATCTTATATATTGAGATAGAAAGAGTAAGTCCTAGGGATGGAAAACCCTCATATCCTTTTCAGGCACACTTCCCACAAAGATGAACCACTTCCTTAAGGACCCTGATGTAGTTGCCATTATCATCAGTGTCCACTCCTATAGCATTTTCATGATCGTCGGATTCATTTTTTTTTGAAATATGTGGCAAAAGCTTTGCCACGCAAATATATTAGAAGAGGGAAAAAATACAAACTCTGTATTACACAAGATAACAGCAAAGCTCCCAAAACCACTGCACCCCATTGTTTAAAAAACAAGCTACGACTAAATGTAACCCCCATAAACTAACACCACTCCTCTTGACCTATTTAAATCCATTGATGCGTTCAGACCACTAGCCTCCAAAATCTCAAATGtttatttttgaaaaaaaaaatccATGCTCAGTCTGGTTACTGTGCCCTCGCCGGTTCCATTACGCACAATATAATGCTTTATATAGCGCCTCACCAATCAAGCACATTATTGGTCCATCCTTTCCTACTAGCCAAGTGTAGTTTAGATTTGTGATCAAGTTTGCATATGATTTACCGGAGAAAGTATAACTTTATTGGTTTATAATTTACAACACTTTTCGTATATAATTCCGAAGGGCAAAAACTGAACATACATTTTTGAAGGGAAAGCAAAAATACACGAGCTTTTTTTATCGAGGAAGCACTTTGTTAATACAAGATAATTACACTCTAGTAGTCTAGTGTCTATTAttataatataatataagtgaattatACACCTCTCCTATAAGTTTAATCTTTTAGATTGAACTGGTTGATGTatgcaacttaatatggtatcagagcccggggtCTCGAGTTCGAATGCTGGTTAGCACaatcaaataaaaaaatattgTTCGCTCTTATATTCCACGACAGACACCCAAAAGTGGCTCGACGTGGGTGTGTgttagaatataatataagtgaattgtcctCATATCATATCAGTTTAAACTTTTGGTTTGAACTGGATGGTGCATGCAACTTAGTAGTTATCAACATGTTTGCTTCGCTTTAATCCGTACCGGTTTCTACCAGTGTTTTTTGTCTATACGAattacagttgtagcagtccaaacAATTGGTTTTAATCCGTACCAGCTTCTACTGGTTCAACATTGTTTTTTGTTTATATAAATTGCAAACATGTTGTATATATTCATACACTAGACTGTCATCTATGTGTTGGGTAAAAAAAAAACCTTTGACCACACGCTCCAACTACTGCCAGACCGCTATGACCAAATCCTATAAATGCAGCTGTTTGAGAATAACACAAGTACCCATTATATCTAGACATGGGTTAGTTAAATTTGATTGGGTGGCATCGATAATCTACATACGGATGAGCCAAATTTGAAGGGAGTGTCAATAATGTTTGTTTGTTCGCCGTCCAACACCACGTCCCAACCTCGCACGAGGCAAAAGACATGTTGTACCGAGTAATTACGAATGACGATGCTGGAGACAAAAAAACACCGCCTTCTCTCAGGACAATGCTCCCCATCCCAGTGCCGACCCTTCGCAAACTTGTCAGGGCTGCGGGGCTGGGCTGCCACGCCGCAAACTCCATTGTAGTGGTGCCTCCCGGTTCGGAATGATTGCCTCTTCCCTCCTGACTGCCGGTGGACGGGCGACCTGCCGTCGCAACTGTAGCAAATCTGTTGTCGGTCTTTGGTCTGTAATGCtatcctgctgtctctccaagtCTGTTGTATGGTCATACCTATCCCTGTATGTCACATGTCGCCGTGGTGTGTTCCCCCTCTGTCGTGGTCGTAGTGTGTCCCCTGGTGGTCTGTCAGTTCAGTCATGAGTCCGGGTTGTAAAAACTGTGTTGTGCTCTCGTGGAACGTCCGTGGTTTAGGCGATCCGGATAAATGCACTATCGTCCGTGATGTTATCTCCCTTGCCTCCCCGTCCGTTGCTTGCCTACAAGAATCCAAACTCTGCGACCTAAGCTGCCTTAAAGCGCGCTCGTTTTTGCCTAAAAATCTAGCCAGCTTTCTCTGCCTCAACGCCGACGGTTCCAGGGGGGGCGTCGTGACCGCCTGGGACAGCGCTGTGCTTGAACTCATGTCCAGCATCTCTCGCTCTTTCTCCCTCACCACCACCTTCAGCTCGCACTTTGCCAATGCGCCCCTCACCATCACCAACGTCTATGCCCCATCCAACCACCAGGACTCCCCAACCTTCCTTGATGAACTCTCAGACCTCCTCCCCAGCATCTCTGGTCCTTGGCTTCTGATCGGTGACTTTAATATGTTGCGCGGTGCTGCTGACAAAAACCAGGGTCACCTGGATAACCACCTGTGCACCATGTTCAACAGCACCATCGACTCCCTTGCCGTTGCCGAACTCCAGCTACAGGACTGCCTCTTCACCTGGTCCAACATGCGTTCTGTTCCCACACTCGCTCGTCTGGATCGAGCCTTTGTGAACAACTCCCACACCTCCTCATTCCCCTCCACCTCCCTCACCACCCTGCCCAGGCAAACATCCGACCATAAACCACTGCTGGTCTCCATGTCTACCTCCATCCCCAAATCCCAAATTTTCAGATTCGAAAACGTCTGGTTGCATCACCCTCTCTTCCTCCCTGAGGTCCTCCCTGCATGGCACCAGGAGTTTCCCTGTTCTGACGCGGCTGCCCGGCTCGCAGGTAAGCTCAAGCACGTTCGCGCTGCTGCTAAACAGTGGGCAAAACGGCATAGAAACCCCCCCTCCCTAATCTCTAACTGCAGGTTTCTGATTCTCCTCCTCGACTGCCTGGAGGAACACAGGTGCCTGTCCTCAGCTGAGCAGCAAGTCAAACAGATTTGCCATGAACGTCTGGCTGTGGCGATTAAGGCAAAGGCTGCATTCTGGAAGCAACGGAGTAAGCATCGTGCAATAATTGAAGGGGACGCGAACACAGCTTTCCATCATGCGATGGCGACACAGCAGATGCGCCGAAACCAGATTAAATCCATCACTGTTGGCAGCCGTGAACTCTCCAGCCAAGCTGATAAAAGTGCCGCTGTCACAGAATTTTTCAAAGAACTCATGAGCTGCAGTGACCCTGCGAGGTGGGACTTCAGCTTGGACACACTCTACAGCGGCTGCCCCCGTGCCAGTTCGTCGCTGGACGCCCCTTTCCTGGAGTCTGAAGCAACTTGTGCTGTGCGATCGATGAATCAAAGCAGCGCGCCGGGCCCAGATGGTTTTGGTCCCAGCTTCTACCTCGCGACCTGGGAGACGGTCCGCCCTCAGATATTACAGATGCTGGCTGCATTTTACTCTAGTGATATTCAGCTCAGCAGGATCAACCGTGCTTTTGTGGTGCTATTGCCGAAA from Zea mays cultivar B73 chromosome 6, Zm-B73-REFERENCE-NAM-5.0, whole genome shotgun sequence harbors:
- the LOC100284518 gene encoding seed maturation protein → MSKAKLPHVETDSSGDDDGPKPRLVFRRRMRTPVKLLGGRKVSDVLLWRNRNLSAGILAGATLVWFLFDVAEYNVVTLLCHVALLGMVLLFVWSNAAPLLDRPPPQIPEVIVSEHAFREAARTTHYRLAHFVSVLYDVACGKDLKKFLMVIGSLWILAILGDTCSFTTLLYGGLLCALTLPALYERYEAEVDHLVAKGREDLKKFYRKVDSNVLNKIPRGPVKTKAL
- the LOC100284199 gene encoding nonspecific lipid-transfer protein precursor, producing the protein MAKPSQVLVSALAAWAVVLLLLCAAAPRGADAATACDAAQLTPCAGAIIGSSPPTAACCSRLREQQPCLCTYARDPKLQRYVSSPNGKNAMAACKVPVPSC